In the Anaerolineae bacterium genome, GCTGTGACTTTGGTCACATCGCGCAGGCGATCCGTTCCAGTCCCTCGGGGTCGAGGATGATGATGCGGTGCCGCTCGACCCGTATCAGCCCCTGTTCCTCGAAGCGCTTCAGGGTGCGGCTGACGACCTCCCGCACGGTGCCCAGCCGGCTGGCCAGCTCCTGTTGGGTAAAGCGTGGTGCCGGCCCCTGGGGCTCGCCGGCCATCTCCAGTAGCAGGCGCGCCAGGCGCTCCGCCACCGTGCGCAAGGAGAGGTCTTCGACCAGCGCGGTGAAGCGGCGCAGGCGCGCCGCGAAATCTACCAGCACCGCCTCCGTCAGGGGCGGGTAGGCTCGCAGAAGGTGCCAGAAATCCTCCCGATGGAGCACATAGAGGATCACGCTCGTGCGGGCGATGGCGGTGGAGGGGGTAGGCCGGCCGTCTATCACCGCTACCAGATTGAACACATGGCCGGGGAAGAGGTCCATCAGGGCCTGCTCCCGGCCGTCGGGGGAAAAGCGCGAGATGCGCACCTGGCCGTGCGCGATGAAGTACACGGCCGCCGGCGGGTCCCCCTGCATGACGATCATGCTGTCGCGGGCGTAGCGCCGCACGACGATG is a window encoding:
- a CDS encoding Crp/Fnr family transcriptional regulator gives rise to the protein MTGTGREEILQFLARHPYFAGLDERARQRVADCIVVRRYARDSMIVMQGDPPAAVYFIAHGQVRISRFSPDGREQALMDLFPGHVFNLVAVIDGRPTPSTAIARTSVILYVLHREDFWHLLRAYPPLTEAVLVDFAARLRRFTALVEDLSLRTVAERLARLLLEMAGEPQGPAPRFTQQELASRLGTVREVVSRTLKRFEEQGLIRVERHRIIILDPEGLERIACAM